Genomic DNA from candidate division WOR-3 bacterium:
GAAGATCTTCTTTTATTTTATCACAATCAATTTTCTTTTATCCAGATGATTTTTCTCAGTGAGAATCAAGAAATAGATACCGGGGGGTAACTTTTGGATATTAAATCTCTCCCTTTCGGCAGAATAGACAATTTCTCCAAGGACATTATAAATTTTTAAATTCGCCCATTCTTTCCCTAATTGGTGACCCATGGTAAGGGAACTTCTCTTGGGGCTTAGTTTGAAAAGAAAAGTTTCTTCTCCCTTTTCCGAAATCCCAACCAATCCCCGAATGGTTACCGAGTCGGTCTTTTTATCATTTATTCTATTGAGATCATTGGTCAACTGGGTAGAACAAGAGACTAAATAATTTCCCGCCGGTTGGTTGACCAGCCAATTGGGAAAGGTAAGATAGTATTTAGTCACCGGTTGGTGGTTATTAACGAAGGCAACGGTATCATAGAAATTACCAATCTTCATCCGCACCGAATAGTTTTCGGTGGTGGTGCCAAAGTTATAGAGGGTGCAGGCGGGAATGATGATACTTCCGGAATCAACTGTGCCGATCGGGGAAACGATTGAGAGAACGCCGACATCTCTTACCGTGGCACTGAGCGTAATATCGCAGATTATCGTATCACCGACCATTCGGATATTTCTCACGCCAACATTAGTTGGTTGATTTACCCGATTCCGACTATTCGGCTTGGTATTATTATCAAAGACCAACCTCTGCCAGATACCGGGTAAAGGGTCGGAGGTATCGCCTAAGGCTTCGTGATAATAATGGGGGTCAGGACGAACACCGGTACCGTGGTCAAGATGGAAGGTTGAATCCTCTTCCAAGTCAACGATATTGTGATAAGAACCCTGGGCGGGGTCAATATGCCAGATTAAAAGACCCGGACCAGGTAAGGGGGTATCAAAACCTTTCTGCTGGCGATTTTCTAAATAGAAGCAAGTATCGGTATTTAAACCCTGCCGCCAGACTTTATAACAGACCGGATGGGTCTCAATGTCTAAAATTTTGAGGTTAAAAGTATCATGAGTGATTAAAATTGGCGTAACAAATCCCGCTCGGACCTTACTCCAGGCTTCCATATGGGAAGGACTCCAAGGGGTATTGCCACCCGCCCCCCAGGCACCATAACCCATCAAACCCCAATAACCGATCCCCCAGGTGTTGCGGGTGCCGTCATAGAGATCAGGCAAGCCAACCAGATGACCCAATTCGTGGCACATTACCGCAATACAGCAAAGGGTAGTTTCTAAGGCGGGCGTTACCAAATTTATCTCCGGGACATTAGTTACCCCATAAATTGTTACCCCGTCGTTGGTCTGATAGGTGAAACTGGGGATGGCGTGGGACCAACAGTGGTTGACATTTCTGGTATCCTCACCACCGGGTCCGGCGTGAACCATAAAGAGGGCATCAATCCGATTATCCCCATTTATGTCAAATTGTCGGAAATCAACATACTGGTCAACCTGCTGACAATTCTCCCTCGCCAACTGACTGCCGGTTGAGAGCATATAATTGCCATCATAATACCGGGAGTAGTTATATTGGGAAGTGAACCAGCGGTTGCCAGCGATGCCGCCTAACACAGTATATTGACCATAGGAGTTCTCTAAGAAATAGTCAGTGAGGCTACCCTGCCGGTAAGGAGCATTATGATAGACACCGATAGAATAAAGCATTGAGTCAAAACGGGCGGGTGAATGACGGATGGTATCTGCCCGATTATCCGGGAATTGCATTAGGATGCAGACCGTCTCTAAGGTGCGGAAACCTTTTAATTTATTTTCCCCAGGGACTTCTACTCCAGGGGGAAAGACTGGTTCTGGTCCAATTGAACCCGGTCGGGGCGGCATCGCAAAGATTAAGTTAAAAAGGAAAATTAAAAGAAGAAACATCTTCCCTCCTGATGATTAATCCCCTTTTTCCTTAAAGACTTGATTTAGATATTCTACAATTTTCCCAATGGTGGTTCCCGGGCCGAAAAGTTTACCGATGCCCATCTCATACAATTTCTCCTTATCTTCCTCAGGAATTATTCCCCCACCAAAGAGATGAATCTCTTCTGCCTTATTTTCTTTCAATAATCTTAAAACTTCAGGAAAGAGGGTCATATGGGCACCGGATAGAATTGAAAGGCCGATCGCATCAACATCCTCCTGAATGGCGGTCCGGACAATCATCTCCGGGGTCTGATGGAGACCGGTATAAATCACTTCAAATCCGGCATCCCGCAAACCCCGAGCCACGACCTTGGCGCCCCGGTCGTGACCGTCGAGACCGGGTTTGGCAATTAAAATTCTAATCTTCTTTCCCATCTTACCTCCTAAAATACCGGAGTTTCCCGGTATTCACCAAATACCTCTTTTAGGGTACCACAGATTTCACCCAGGGTGCAATAAGCACGGGCGCATTCCAAAATTGGCGGCATAATATTTTCCTTACTCTGAGCCACCCTTTTTAACTCTTTTAAGGTCTTATTCACTTGATTATTATCCCGCTTTTTTCTCAACTCCGCCAGTCGCTCCCTCTGTTCTTCTTCCACCCTCGGGTCAATTTTTAAGATGGGGATTTCCAACTTCTCATCCGGAATGATAAATTCGTTTACGCCAACGATGATTCTTCTCTTTTCTTCCACTGCTTTCTGATAACGATAGGCGGCTTCAGCGATCTCCCTCTGCGGATAACCAATTTCAATCGCCTTCACCATCCCGCCCAACTCCCGAATCTTGGCAAAGTATTTATAAGCCTCTTCTTCTAAGCGGTCGGTTAGGTATTCTACATAGTAGGAACCAGCAAGAGGGTCAATGACACTGGGGATACCCGTCTCATAGGCAAGAATCTGTTGGGTACGGAGGGCAATTAGAACCGCTTTTTCGGTGGGCAATGCCCAGGTCTCATCCATAGAATTGGTATGTAGACTCTGGGTACCCCCTAAGACCGCCTGTAATGCCTGGAAGGCGGTCCGGACGATATTATTTTCTGGTTGCTGGGCGGTTAAGGTGCAACCCGCGGTCTGGGTATGGAATCTCAAAAGGAGTGATTCCTTTTTCTTTGCGTGGTAGGTATTTTTCATCTCCCTCGCCCAGATTCTTCTTGCGGCCCGGAATTTGGCGATCTCTTCAAAGAAGTCAAGATGGGAGTCAAAGAAGAAAGAGAGTCTGGGGGCAAAGGAATCAACATCTAACCCCCTTTTTATCCCCTCCTCCACATAGGTGAACCCGTCCATTAAAGTGAAAGCCAACTCCTGAATGGCAGTGGCACCCGCCTCCCGGATATGATAACCGCTGATGGAGATGGTATTCCACTTGGGGACGTATTTGGAGCCAAACTCCATAATGTCGGTGATGATTCTTAAAGAAGGTTCGGGAGGAAATAGCCAGGACTTCTGGGCGATATATTCTTTTAAGATATCATTTTGGATTGTGCCCCGCAACTGGTCTGGTTTCACTCCTTGCTTTTCCGCGGTCACGATATAAAACGCCCAAAGGACCGCGGCTGGGCCGTTGATGGTCATGGATGTTGAGACCTTATCTAAGGGGATACCTTCAAATAAGGTCTCCATATCCGCCAGAGAAGAGACCGCCACGCCACAAACGCCAACCTCGCCTTTGGATAATGGATCATCAGAATCCCGACCGTAAAGGGTGGGAAAATCAAAGGCGACGGAAAGTCCGGTCTCACCGTGCGCCAAAAGAAATTTGTAACGCTTATTAGTATCCTTAGCGGTACCGAAACCCGAGAATTGACGCATCGTCCAGAGTCTACCCCGATACATCGTATGCCTTATTCCTCGGGTGAAGGGATACTCTCCGGGAGTTCCTAACTTCTCTTCGTAAACAAAATCCTTCAAGTCTTCTGGGGTGTAAAAAAGTTTTAGAGGAATTCCCGAGATTGTTTCAAACTCCTTCTCCATTTCCCCTCCTGCCAAATTCTTCTTTTACCATTTTAATAATCATCTCACTCACAGTAAAAGGTGTTAAATTTCCCCTTTCAATCTCTTTTATCCAATCTGGGAAAAGCCTCTTTATCTCCTCCCTTTCCCAGATCTCCTTCTTAATTTTCTCTTCGGTCAAATCCTTTATCTCCGAGATGATATTTTCCCTTCGCTTTTTCTCAAGGAGACCGTTTTCGGTCAGATATTGGCGATGCCTTCCAATCTCCCGAAATACTTCTTCCACTCCCTCGCCCGTTAAAGCACAAGTCTTAATTACCGGTGCCTGCCAGTTGGTATTCTCCTTCATTTTTAAGGTAGCAGAGAGTTCTAAGGCTAACCGGTCCGCTCCTTCCCGGTCGGATTTATTTATTAGAAAGATATCGCCAATCTCCAAAAGACCCGCCTTTAGGGTTTGGATGGTATCTCCGGATTCTGGAACCAGGACAACAATTACCGTATAAGCGGTCTTTTGGATTTCAATCTCAACCTGACCCACTCCTACCGTCTCAATGAGAATAATATCCTTTCCGAAGGCATCTAAAATATCACAAACCTCCTTGGTTCGGAAGGCAAGACCACCAGAAGAACCTCGACTCGCCATACTCCGGATATAGACCTTGGGTTCTAAAAATAGGGAAGCCATCCTTACTCTATCTCCCAAGATGGCACCCCCGGTAAAAGGAGAGGAAGGGTCAACGCAGACAATACCGAGAGAGAAGTTTTCCTTTAAAAATGAGTTGGCGATTCTTTCAATGAGGCTACTCTTGCCGCTTCCTGGTGCTCCGGTGATACCAATCCGATAAGCCCGACCAATCCTCGGATATAAATGAGATAGGATTGCTAAACCCTCTTCGGCATCGTTTTCCACCAAAGAGATTAATTGAGATAAGGCTCGGACTTCTCCTTTATTAAATCGCGCCAAGAGTTCTTCCATCAATCAAAAATCACAAATGATAACTCCAACTCTTTTTTATTCTATCCGAATTGGGTGAGAAGTCAAGTTGACGGTAACTCAATATAATTAGGCAGTGAATTAGACCATTGATTAGACTTCTGGTTAAGATCCTCAATTAGGTTCCTGATTAGACCTCCGATTGAACTTCGGATTAGGCATCCATTTATTCTCCTTCTTACCCATTTTATTACCTTTGGGATTAGACCTTCAATAAGACCGGGAATTAGTTTAGAGGTTAGGCTATCTATTAAGTTGGAAATTAGGTCCTTAGTTAAATCCCTGATACCATCCCCTGTATGCTTCACCCAATTTTATAAAGGAATACCCCTCATGTTTTATAAAATTCTTCTCACTTAACTCCATTTTTGGTTAAGGTCTACTTCTCCGCTCCACCTCCTTAATCCCGAATAAATAAATTTTCATATCCTCGGTAAAGCTATTAATCCTTATCTCCCGAAGATAACATACCATTATCTCGTATCCCCTTAAGATCGCCTCTTCCATACTTCTCTTTTGGGGCTGGGATTAGAACCCAAATTAACCCCTATATAATAATAACGGAGATACCACCTAATTTCTGACAGTGAATTTTCCTATCGGGTATGACTTTTACTGGATACCCTATTGGTAGCCACTGCAAGTCAAATGGAAATACAGGGGCAATTGCTTAAATAATGATTAGGAACAGATGGACCAAGACCTTCAGTAGCCCAGGCGACTATATTCAGTAGTCAATGCCACTCCGATTTACCACCCCTTTTTGTAAAGGGTGTTTTATCTCTTTAATCTCGGAGGCCAAATCGGCAATTTCAATCAATTCCTTCGGAGCATAGCGACCGGTTATGATAATTTCTAAATCTCTTGGTGCGGAGAGCAAAACCGTTAAAACTTCTTTAACTGTTAAGAGACCGTAATCTAAGGCACAATTCAACTCATCAAGAATTATCATATCGTATTTTCTACTCTCAATCGCCTCCTTTGCCAACTGCCAACCTTCCCGGGCTAATTTTATATCATCCGGTTTTAATTCCCCTTTCTTCACAAAGGTTTTAAGTCCAAACTGCTTGACGGTAATATTGGGGAGTTTTTTTAAGACCTTTATCTCACCGTATTCATCCCCTTTCATAAATTGAATCATTAAGATTTTCCAATTGTGACCTAAGGCCCGAATCGCCTGACCGATGGCCGCGGTTGTCTTACCCTTTCCGTTTCCGGTATAAACCTGAATCATTCCCCATTCTACCTCAATTGCGAAGTAAGTCAAGAAAGATTAATTCTATCTTTTGCCTCTGGGGATGAAAAGTATTTACTTAAAATTTTAACCGCCTTTTCAATTCGTAATAAATTCTCTCTCTTAAAAGACCAGACGGAGAGACCAGAAGGGTGAGGTAAAGGGATAACGAACCTCTTCTTCCCCAAAAGGTCAATTTCAAATATCTTGCCCACTACTTCCTTTAATCTTCTCCTGCCCAAGATATTATTTATTGCCAGAGAGCCAACCGGAATCAAGACTTTTGGGTCCAATTTTTTAATCTCGTCTCTAAGATAAGGCAGACAGTTAACTAAATGTTCTCCCTTTGGTTTTAAATCTCCTCTCTTCCCTTTACCGGGAAAACATTTCATCACCTGGGTAATATAAACCTTCTTCCGAAAATCCCCTTCTTTTATCCCAACCTTTTCCAACCAGTCAAATAGCCTTCTCCCCGCCTTCCCAATAAAAGGGGTTCCTTTTTCTATCTCTTCTTTTCCCGGTGCTTGTCCGATTAAAATGATTTTCGCAGAAAAGACTGGGGAAAATACCGGATAACTACCTTCAGGCAGAGAACATTTCCGGCAAGCCTTAATCTTTTTTACCAACCCGCGTAAGTCCTTTTTCTCTGTTTTAACCACTTCCCTTTTGGGAATAGATACAGCCGCAATATTTTTGCCGATAAAGAGAAAGTTTCTTAGAAATAGTTAAACCCACTTGAAATCCCTCTTTAAAATCCGCAATTAAAAAGTCTAAACCTTCTTTTGCGGCAATCTCTCTACCCAGCCGGTTGATCAATTCCGCATTTTTCTGCCGACCGGAGGTTAAGGTTGTGCCAAAGATTAAAAATCCCTCCTTTTTCGCAAACCGGGCGGTCTCTCTTAACCGTAAGGTAAAACAGACCTCACACCTCTTTCCCCCTTCCTTTTCTTCTTCCCAACCTTTGACCATTTCTAACCATTTCTCTCTTTCGTAAGGGGCTAAAATTAAAGGAACTCGGTAATAATCCGCCACCTTTTTCGCCTCTTTTAATCTCTTTTCGTATTCTTCTTCCGGATGGATATTAGGGTTGTAGAAGAAAAGGGTTAGAGAGTAACTCTCTTTTAATTTTTCAATTGGATAAATAACACAAGGTCCGCAACAGGTATGGAGGAGAATTTTATTTCTCAACCGCTCATTGCCACCCGTCTCTTCAACCGGGCAAACCGCTCATCAACCTCCCTCTGGAACTCTTCAATCAATTTTTGATTCTCGGGCAGAAAGAGATGGCGAAAACGGCCTTGCATCTTCAACCATTCCTCAATCGGTTTTCGCTCTTTGGGTTCGTAGTTTAAGCGATAAACACCGTTTTCGTATTCGTATAAGGGCCAGAAATTTGTCTCTACCGCCAACCGGGAGATTTCAATCGTCCGGTCCGTAGGATAAACCCAACCCAAAGGGCAGGGAACCAAGATGTTGATGAAGGTTGGGCCATCATAGGAAAGCGCCTTCTCTACTTTGGTTACCAAATCGTTCCAGAAGGCGACCGTGGTCTGCGCCGCATAAGGAACATCATGGGCGATAACGATCTCAACGATATCCTTCCGCGGCTGTAATTTGCCCGGTAATTTTTTTCCTGCGGGTGAGGTTGTGGTGTCGGCAAAAGATGGGGTTGCCGAAGAGCGTTGAATACCGGTATTCATATAAGCCTGGTTATCGGTGCAGACGTATAGGAAGCGATGGCGTCTCTCAATTGCTCCGGAAAGTGCTTGAAAACCAATGTCATAAGTTCCACCATCACCACCAAAGGCAATAAACTTGATCTCCTTTGTTATCTTCCCTCTTCTTTTTAATGCCCGATACGCGGATTCCATTCCAGCGATAGTGGCGGCAGCATTTTCAAATGCGGAATGGAAGATTGGTACCTGCCAGGCGGTATGGGGATAGATGGTTGAGACAATCTCCAAACATCCAGTGGGCATCGCGCAGGCAACATTCTCCCCAGCCGCCAATAAAACCTGCCGCACCGCTAAAACCTCGCCGCACCCAGCACAAGCCCGATGACCATAAGAGAATAACTCTTTTCTCTTTACCAATTCTTTTAGTGATGCCATCTTATTTCACTCCAATATAACCAACTTCTTCTTTACTTTTACCCTTTTCTTTTATAAGAAATAATTCCTCAAACACTTCCTCAATCTCCTCTGGTGTTATCTCCCTTCCCCCCAAGCCGTAGATATAAGAAGCGGTAAGGGGTTTTTTCTTTTCATCGGCTAAAACCGCTCTAATTTCCGTATAGAGAATTCCCCCATAAGAAGATAAAGGTTCTGCCCGGTCCAAAACCCCCAGGACCGGAATTTCTCTTAACTCCTTTAAGATTTTCTGGTGAGGGAAGGGGCGGAAGGTCTTTAACTTAAAGACCCCCACTTTTTCCCCTTTTTCTCTCAGATTGTCAACCGCCACCGTTGCCGTCTCATAGGTGGAACCCATGGCGATGATCGCCACCTCACAGTCTTTTGTCTCATACCCTTCCATAATATCATAATAACGACCGAACCTTTCTCCAAATTCTCTACTTACTTTCTCAATCACCGGAAGGCTTTCCCTCATCGCCTCCGCAACCGCCCTCTTATGTTCAAAATAAGAATCAGGCAGACAAGCCGGACCAACGGTTATCGGATTATCAACGTCTAAAAGGGAATAGTTTGGCTTAAACTCTTTAATAAAGTCCTTCACCTCTTCATCACTTAAAACCTCAATCCGCTCCATACAGTGGGAGAGGATGAAACCGTCAATCGTCACCATAACCGGTAGATAACACTCTTCGGCAATCCTCACCGCTTGAATTAAGGTATCATAAGCCTCCTGGGAATTGGCGCAAAAGAGTTGGATCCAACCAGAGTCCCTGGAAGCCAAAGAATCCGAATGGTCGCAGTGGATATTTAGGGGGGCAGAAAGGGTTCTATTGACAACCGCCATCACAATTGGCAACCTTAAAGCGGAAGCGATAAATAGCATCTCATGCATTAAAGCCAAACCTTGGGAGGCGGTAGCGGTCATTGCCCGGGCGCCACAAGCCGCCGCGGCAATACAAGCCGAGATTGCGGAATGCTCACTTTCTACCGCCACAAATTCGGTATCCACCTCACCATCCGCGACAAAAGAAGAGAAGGTATAGACAACTTCCGTAGATGGTGTTATCGGATAGGCGGCAACGACATCTGGTGCAATCTGCTTCATAGCAAAGGCGAGTGCTTCATTTCCGGTTTTAGCAACAATCTTTTTCATTTCTTCTCCTTTTCCATCTTTATCGCCTGCACCTTTTTTGGGCAGACGCTGGCGCAAATTCCGCAACCTTTGCAGTAATCATAATTAATCCCAACCACTTTCCCATCTTTAACGATAATGGAACTATCCGGACAGTAAATCCAACAGCTAAGGCACTGGATACATTTCTTCTCATCGTAAATTGGGCGATAACTCCGCCAGGCACCCGTCTTATTCTCCCTTATCTTTTTCGTATCCGTAAGAATTGCCCCGCAGGGCAAATTACGCCAAGAGATTAAAAGGCAACCCTCTTTATTTTTCTTAACTTCCTCGGACCTCTTCATAAGCCCGCCTCACGGAACTTAAATTACCCTCAATCAATTCCTCTTTTCCCCGAAACTTCTGGGAAAACTTACCTCTTAAAGAATTTAGCACCGAAGAGAACTCAATCTCTAAAAGTTGATAATGATTAATCACCTTCACTAAGGCACCGAGCATCGGGGTATTAGGAATATCGCGTTTAATCAAAGAAAGAGAGATTTGCGAGGCATCAACCGTCCAAACCTTATTTCTTTTATTCTGAAGGCCTAATTTTTCTCTTACTAAATCTGGTGTTTCTGCGGTATTGATTAAAATTATCCCATCGTCCCTTAATCCGGTTAAAACATCACAGGCAGAAAAAAGGGTTGGGTCTAAAATCACCAAGATGTCCGGATTTTTTATCCCGGAATGGTTTCGGATAGGAAAGTCGGAAATTCTATTATAAGCAACAACCGGTGCCCCCATCCTCTCGGGACCAAATTCCGGAAATGCCTGAATGTATTTCCCAGTAGACATCACCGCTTCGCCAAAAAAGAGGGCCGCTAACCTTGCTCCTTGCCCTCCCCGACCGTGCCATCTAATTTCTAAAATTTTCTCTTTCATTTTTCAAAGAAGGTTTTTAAGTCTTTCCTTTCAAACATTAAAACGATTGCCTCCCTTTTTGCCTTAGAGCGATGGAAAGTATCCTTGGGTAATAACAACCCTTCCCCGGCTTGCAAATGGAACTCTTTATCTTTCGTCTCAATAGCAATCTCTCCTGATAAGACCAAAAAGAATTCATCAGAGTCGTGCTTGTGGAATTCGTATTCACCCAAAAAGCGCGAAATGACAACCCGATGATCATCAACAAAGGCAATCTCTTTCGGTTGCCAAACCCCCTTCAGGGTTTTTGCCTCTTTCTGCCAATTAATCAAATTCATAAAAATGGATTATAAAGAGGAAAAAGGAAAAGTCAAATCTTTTTCTGCCTTTTCCTGATATCGGACCATCCCCAAATCCTTAACTTTAAATAAGAAAAGGAAAGGAATTTACCCCCGTCTGTCCTACCAAGAAACCTTATGGGAATGGCTTTTATCTTTTAAAATCTATTTTTAGCCATTGGCATTGCGGCACCCTGCCAAGATTTTAAGGCGGAAAAATATGAGGGCCCAAAAATAGACCTTGACTTTATTATTATTTTTAATAAGCTCTTTAATGAAGTTTGGTAATTTTGAGATTTATCCAATTCTTGATGGCTATTTCGCCCTGGATGGCGGAGCGATGTTTGGAATCATTCCTAAGGTGCTTTGGCAAAGGACTAATCCCGCCGATGAAAAAAATCGCATTACTTTAGCGCTCAGAACCCTTCTGGTGAAAACACCGGATTGTCTCATTCTAATTGATACCGGGATTGGCGATAAGTTTGATGAGAAGTTTTCCGATATTTATAAAGTTGATAAGGCAGGGGGGCTTGAGAAATCTTTGGCGGAATTAAAAATTAACCCCAGGGATATTGATATTGTCATCAATACCCATCTCCATTTTGACCATGCAGGAGGCAATACTCAATATGATGAGAAAAGAGAGGTTTTACCCAAATTTCCTAAGGCAAAATATCTAATTCAAGAGAAGGAGTGGCAGGCGGCCAATCAACCGGATTGTCGGTCCCGGGCGAGTTACTTAAAAGAAAACTTTTTGCCCTTAAGAGACTACGGCAATCTTTCTCTTATCACCGGTGATTACCAAGTAACCGAAGGAGTAGAGGTAATTCTCACCGGTGGTCACACGGAAGGGCACCAGATTGTTCTAATCACTACCAAAGAGAAGAAGATTGTCTATTGGGGAGACCTAATTCCCACAGTTAGCCACTTAAACATTCCTTACATTATGGGTTATGACCTATTTCCCTTGGTTACGATGAAGAAGAAGGAGGAATTTTTAGCCCGGGCGAAAGCGGAGAGGTGGCTGATGGTTTTTGAGCACGATCCGAAGGTGGCGATCGGTTATTTTGGCAAAAAGGGGGAGTTGGCATCCTATGAAAAAGATTGAAAATCTAAAATACCTTTTCGCCCCTTCCTCAATCGCGGTAATCGGTGCTTCCTCTCGCGAAGGAAGTCTGGGGAGGGCAACATTTGCCAATATCCTCTTCAATGGTTTTCAGGGGGTTGTCTATCCAGTTAATCTCCGGGCAAGGAGTATTCTGGGGGTGAAGGCTTATCCTTCAGTCACCACCATCCCCGACCCGATTGACTTGGCGGTAATTATTGTCCCGGCGAGTGAGGTGCCAATTGTGATGGAAGAGTGTGGTCAGAAAGGGGTGAAAGGAGCAATTGTGATCAGTGCCGGTTTTAAGGAGATTGGCGAACGAGGGCGACAATTGGAGAGGCGGGTGAAAGAGATTGCTGACCGTTACGGGATTGCAATGATTGGACCGAATTGCTTCGGTCTAATTAATACCCATCCGGAGACGAAGATGAATGCCACCTTCGGCCGGATTATGCCCAATTCTGGAAACATCGCCTTCATCTCCCAGAGTGGGGCGGTTGGCGGAGCAGCTTTGGAGTATTGCGAAGCAGAAGAGATTGGATTATCAAAGTTTGTCTCTATCGGAAATAAGGCGGATATCTCGGAAAACGAACTGCTCTTTTATCTGAAAGACGACGAGACGACTAAGGTCATCCTCTTGTATTTAGAAGACTTAAAA
This window encodes:
- a CDS encoding M6 family metalloprotease domain-containing protein; its protein translation is MFLLLIFLFNLIFAMPPRPGSIGPEPVFPPGVEVPGENKLKGFRTLETVCILMQFPDNRADTIRHSPARFDSMLYSIGVYHNAPYRQGSLTDYFLENSYGQYTVLGGIAGNRWFTSQYNYSRYYDGNYMLSTGSQLARENCQQVDQYVDFRQFDINGDNRIDALFMVHAGPGGEDTRNVNHCWSHAIPSFTYQTNDGVTIYGVTNVPEINLVTPALETTLCCIAVMCHELGHLVGLPDLYDGTRNTWGIGYWGLMGYGAWGAGGNTPWSPSHMEAWSKVRAGFVTPILITHDTFNLKILDIETHPVCYKVWRQGLNTDTCFYLENRQQKGFDTPLPGPGLLIWHIDPAQGSYHNIVDLEEDSTFHLDHGTGVRPDPHYYHEALGDTSDPLPGIWQRLVFDNNTKPNSRNRVNQPTNVGVRNIRMVGDTIICDITLSATVRDVGVLSIVSPIGTVDSGSIIIPACTLYNFGTTTENYSVRMKIGNFYDTVAFVNNHQPVTKYYLTFPNWLVNQPAGNYLVSCSTQLTNDLNRINDKKTDSVTIRGLVGISEKGEETFLFKLSPKRSSLTMGHQLGKEWANLKIYNVLGEIVYSAERERFNIQKLPPGIYFLILTEKNHLDKRKLIVIK
- a CDS encoding cobalamin B12-binding domain-containing protein, translating into MGKKIRILIAKPGLDGHDRGAKVVARGLRDAGFEVIYTGLHQTPEMIVRTAIQEDVDAIGLSILSGAHMTLFPEVLRLLKENKAEEIHLFGGGIIPEEDKEKLYEMGIGKLFGPGTTIGKIVEYLNQVFKEKGD
- a CDS encoding methylmalonyl-CoA mutase family protein, which translates into the protein MEKEFETISGIPLKLFYTPEDLKDFVYEEKLGTPGEYPFTRGIRHTMYRGRLWTMRQFSGFGTAKDTNKRYKFLLAHGETGLSVAFDFPTLYGRDSDDPLSKGEVGVCGVAVSSLADMETLFEGIPLDKVSTSMTINGPAAVLWAFYIVTAEKQGVKPDQLRGTIQNDILKEYIAQKSWLFPPEPSLRIITDIMEFGSKYVPKWNTISISGYHIREAGATAIQELAFTLMDGFTYVEEGIKRGLDVDSFAPRLSFFFDSHLDFFEEIAKFRAARRIWAREMKNTYHAKKKESLLLRFHTQTAGCTLTAQQPENNIVRTAFQALQAVLGGTQSLHTNSMDETWALPTEKAVLIALRTQQILAYETGIPSVIDPLAGSYYVEYLTDRLEEEAYKYFAKIRELGGMVKAIEIGYPQREIAEAAYRYQKAVEEKRRIIVGVNEFIIPDEKLEIPILKIDPRVEEEQRERLAELRKKRDNNQVNKTLKELKRVAQSKENIMPPILECARAYCTLGEICGTLKEVFGEYRETPVF
- the meaB gene encoding methylmalonyl Co-A mutase-associated GTPase MeaB gives rise to the protein MEELLARFNKGEVRALSQLISLVENDAEEGLAILSHLYPRIGRAYRIGITGAPGSGKSSLIERIANSFLKENFSLGIVCVDPSSPFTGGAILGDRVRMASLFLEPKVYIRSMASRGSSGGLAFRTKEVCDILDAFGKDIILIETVGVGQVEIEIQKTAYTVIVVLVPESGDTIQTLKAGLLEIGDIFLINKSDREGADRLALELSATLKMKENTNWQAPVIKTCALTGEGVEEVFREIGRHRQYLTENGLLEKKRRENIISEIKDLTEEKIKKEIWEREEIKRLFPDWIKEIERGNLTPFTVSEMIIKMVKEEFGRRGNGEGV
- the cobO gene encoding cob(I)yrinic acid a,c-diamide adenosyltransferase; its protein translation is MIQVYTGNGKGKTTAAIGQAIRALGHNWKILMIQFMKGDEYGEIKVLKKLPNITVKQFGLKTFVKKGELKPDDIKLAREGWQLAKEAIESRKYDMIILDELNCALDYGLLTVKEVLTVLLSAPRDLEIIITGRYAPKELIEIADLASEIKEIKHPLQKGVVNRSGIDY
- a CDS encoding uracil-DNA glycosylase family protein; amino-acid sequence: MVKKIKACRKCSLPEGSYPVFSPVFSAKIILIGQAPGKEEIEKGTPFIGKAGRRLFDWLEKVGIKEGDFRKKVYITQVMKCFPGKGKRGDLKPKGEHLVNCLPYLRDEIKKLDPKVLIPVGSLAINNILGRRRLKEVVGKIFEIDLLGKKRFVIPLPHPSGLSVWSFKRENLLRIEKAVKILSKYFSSPEAKDRINLS
- a CDS encoding epoxyqueuosine reductase QueH, with the protein product MRNKILLHTCCGPCVIYPIEKLKESYSLTLFFYNPNIHPEEEYEKRLKEAKKVADYYRVPLILAPYEREKWLEMVKGWEEEKEGGKRCEVCFTLRLRETARFAKKEGFLIFGTTLTSGRQKNAELINRLGREIAAKEGLDFLIADFKEGFQVGLTISKKLSLYRQKYCGCIYSQKGSG
- a CDS encoding thiamine pyrophosphate-dependent enzyme, which codes for MASLKELVKRKELFSYGHRACAGCGEVLAVRQVLLAAGENVACAMPTGCLEIVSTIYPHTAWQVPIFHSAFENAAATIAGMESAYRALKRRGKITKEIKFIAFGGDGGTYDIGFQALSGAIERRHRFLYVCTDNQAYMNTGIQRSSATPSFADTTTSPAGKKLPGKLQPRKDIVEIVIAHDVPYAAQTTVAFWNDLVTKVEKALSYDGPTFINILVPCPLGWVYPTDRTIEISRLAVETNFWPLYEYENGVYRLNYEPKERKPIEEWLKMQGRFRHLFLPENQKLIEEFQREVDERFARLKRRVAMSG
- a CDS encoding transketolase C-terminal domain-containing protein, which codes for MKKIVAKTGNEALAFAMKQIAPDVVAAYPITPSTEVVYTFSSFVADGEVDTEFVAVESEHSAISACIAAAACGARAMTATASQGLALMHEMLFIASALRLPIVMAVVNRTLSAPLNIHCDHSDSLASRDSGWIQLFCANSQEAYDTLIQAVRIAEECYLPVMVTIDGFILSHCMERIEVLSDEEVKDFIKEFKPNYSLLDVDNPITVGPACLPDSYFEHKRAVAEAMRESLPVIEKVSREFGERFGRYYDIMEGYETKDCEVAIIAMGSTYETATVAVDNLREKGEKVGVFKLKTFRPFPHQKILKELREIPVLGVLDRAEPLSSYGGILYTEIRAVLADEKKKPLTASYIYGLGGREITPEEIEEVFEELFLIKEKGKSKEEVGYIGVK